The Saccharopolyspora gregorii genomic interval GTCTCCTCGGCGAGGTCGTCCAGCAGCCCCCGCAGCCGGTCCAGGGTGGCGAGCGTGCGGTGCAGCGACGTCGGGTCCTGCGGCAGCGACTCGGCCAGGTCGCGCAGGTCGTCGGCCCAGGACTGCGCGGACTCGCGGGCCTCCCGGAGGCCCTGGGTGGCCTCCGCGGTCATCGACGCCGCCGTCTCGGCCATCGCCCACAGCAGCTCGGCCAGCCGGTCCCGGGTGTCCTCGTCGAGCATGTCCACGGTCGGCGGCAGCACCGCCGCCAGGTTGCGGGTGGCGTAGGCGCAGCCGGTGAGCACCGTGAGGGACCGGTCCAGCGCGCTGCGCCGCGACGGCATCCGGTAGGCCACCAGCGGCCGGGCGCTGGAGAGCGCGCTGTGCAGCGCGTCGTCGACCTCGCGGACACCTTCGCGCAGGCCGTCGCCGCAGTCGCCCGCGCCGACCGCGGTGCCGGTGGAGCGCAGCAGGTCCCGCAGCCGCAGCAGGAAGTCCTCGGTGTTGTCCCGCAGCAGCCGCCGGGTGCGGGTGGGCAGCACCACGGTCGCCGCCAGCACGCCCGCGCTCGCACCGATCGCGGTCTCGGCCAGGCGCACGCCCAGCACGTTCACGTCGAACGTGCCCAGCACGCCGTAGAGCGCCCCGAGCATCGTGGTGATGAAGAACGTCATCCCGGCGTAGGACACCCCCGCCAGGTAGAACGCGGCGAACACGCAGCACAGGATCATCAGCAGCTCCGCCGTGGCGTCACCGGTGATGCGGGACGCGACCAGCACCCCGGCCACCACCCCGAGCATCGTGCCCGCGGTGCGCTGCCAGGCGCGCACCAGCAGCTCGCCGCGGCTGTTGGCGCTGATGAACACCACGAACGCCGTGATCACCGCCCAGTACCAGCGGTTCGGCGAGACCAGCTGGCCGAGCACGATCGCCATCGCCGCGGCGCAGGTGACCTGCACGGCGGCGCGCAGCTCGGGACGGCGCAGCCCGGTCTCCTCGCGGTCGGTCCGGTCCTCGTCGGGTTCGCGCTCGTCGCCGGAGCGCTGCCCGGTGCCCTCGTCATCGGTGTCGTCGGTGCGCGGCCCGACGCGGCCGAGGTCTCCGTACGCGGTGGTGAGCTCGGCGAGCGCGGCGCCGAGCCTGCGGATCGCCATCGCCAGCTCCACCGAACCGTCCCGCCGCCGCGGCCGGGACGCGCCGTCGTCCGGCTGCCCGGCGGCGCGCACCCCGTCGCGTTCGATGCGGTCGGCGAGCGAACGCGCGGCGGCCCGCACCTCGGAGGCGTCGCTGCGCACCACGGCCAGCAGGCCGGCCACCGCCTGCGGCACCGCCGTCCCGCCGCTGGGGTGGTCGAGCACCCGCATCAGCGGGTTCAGCAGGTTCTCCGCGGTCAGCTCGACGCTGAGGATGCGCCGCCGCAGCAGTTCCCGGCCCGCCTCGTCCAGCCCGTCGAGCTCGGCGACGGTGCCCTCCAGCATCCGGGCGGTCTCGTTGAGCCGCACCGAGCGGTGCCGCAGCCGCTTGCGGTGCCGCTCGGCCTCCGGCTGCTGGGCCAGCGCGCGCACCTCGTGCAGCAGGCCCTGCACCTGGGCGCGCAGCGTGCGCCGCCCCCGCTCCAGCACGCCGCGCGGGTCGTCGCGCAGCACCACGAACCGCAGGAGGAACGCGCTGCCCGCCCCGCACACCGCGGCCCACAGCAGGTCCGGCAGCTGCGGCAGCTGCGGGCGCAGGAACATCGCGAAGAAGTACCCCATGAACGCGACCATCCCGAACGCGAAGTACCGCGGGCCGAACCGCCGGATGTAGGTCGCCGCGAACACCACGGGCAGGAACAGCGCCACGTGCAGCACCGGCGCGCTCGCCGTGGCGGTGGCCAGGGTCAGCGAGAGCACGGCGGGCACCGGCATCAGCAGCGTGGTGCGGCGGCGCTCCCGGTCGGTGGGGTCGTTCACCGCGGTGATCGAGTTGATCGCCACCACCGCGGCGACCATCCCGCTGGTCACCGGGCGGTGCAGCAGCACCAGCACGCCCATCGCGGCGCCGATCGCGCAGGCCGTGGCCAGCGTGACGCGGGTGGCGTTGCGCAGCCGGCGCAGCGCCGGGTCGGACGCGAGGAAGCGGTTCCACCACTCGCTGACCACGTGCGCTCGCTCCTTCCCGCCGCTCGCCGCGGCCGCCGCCGCGACCCTACGCCGCGCGTCCCCCGGACGGGCGGGGCGCGCCGGGCCGGCGGGGGAGCGGTCAGGCGCCGCGGTGGCGGCGCACGCTCTCCTCGACGACGTCGAGCACGGGGCCCAGATCATCGGCGGGCAGCCCCATCGCCAGGTGCGAGACGAGTCCTTCGAGGACCAGTTCGAGGTAGGCGGTGAGCACGTCCACGTCCACGTCGTCGCGCAGGTTCCCACCGTCGCGCTGCCACTGCAGGCGGGCCTTGGTGGCGGCGGTGAGCTGTTCGGAGCGCTGCGCCCAGCGGGCCCGGAACTCGGCGTCGGTGCGCAGCCGCCGCGAGACCTCCAGCCGGGTGCCCAGCCACTCGGCCTCCGGTTCGCTGCCGCCGCCGGGGGTGCGGTCGGCGAGCAGGTCGCGCATCACCTGCACCAGGCCCTGCTCGGCGACGACGTCGGCCATCCGGGCGGCGTCGTCCTCGGCGAGCGCCAGGAACAGGGATTCCTTGTCCTTGAAGTGGTGGAAGATCGCGCCGCGGGACAGCCCGGTGGCCTCTTCCAGCCTGCGGACGGTGGCGCCTTCGTAGCCGTTGCGGGCGAAGCAGCTGCGGGCACCGTCGAGGATCTGGCGGCGCCTGGCCTGGAGGTGATCCTGACTGACCCTGGGCATGGGTTGATCGTCCCAGCTCCGTCGCGCCGCATGCAATCCGTACGTACGTATTGTTGGCAACCGTCCACCTGTTGGGGAATTATCGCGCAGAGGCACTGGACTTTTCCGCACACCTGCGCACCGAATTCGACCCGCCCGCGCACTTCGCCCGATTCCGGGCGTTCCCGCCGGCTCCGGTCGGGCAGGCACCGCGCCCGGACGGTCCCGGCAGCCCCCCGACGGGCCCCGGTGACGCCGGTGCCCCATCCAGGTGGTGATGACCCGCATGACCGCTTCGATCGATTCCCCCTCGGCGGCGCACCCGCCCGCCGAGGTCCCCAGCTCCCGCATCCGCACCCGCGCCGAGGCGGAGGCCTACGTGGCCTCGGTCTGCTTCAAGCACGGCCCTCCCCGGCTGCTCGGCGTCGAACTCGAATGGACCGTCCACCACGCGGCCGACCCGCGACGACCGCTCGACGCCGAGGCGCTGATCGCCGCGCTCGGCCCGCACGCCCCGCGCTCCCTGGTCCCGGACAGCCCGCAGCGCCCGCTGCCGAACGGCTCCGCGCTCACCGTCGAACCCGGTGGCCAGGTCGAGGTCTCCAGCCTGCCGTCCCCTTCGCTGCGCACCCTGCTCGACACCACCGCCGCCGACGCCGCGCACGTCCGGAGCCGGCTCGCCGACGGCGGACTGCTGCTCGGCGAGCGCGGCACCGACCCGTGGCGCATCCCGCACCGGCTGCTCGACGTCCCGCGCTACGCGGCGATGGAGTGCGCGTTCGACCGCATCGGCATCGGCGGCCGCCTCATGATGTGCAGCACCGCCGGGGTGCAGGTGTGCCTGGACGCCGGTGAACCGCACCGGATCGCGGCGCGCTGGGCGGCGCTGCACGCGCTCGGACCGGTGTTCATCGCCGCGTTCGCGAACTCCCCGCAGCTGTTCGGCGACCCCACCGGCTGGGCGTCGGTGCGCACCCGCTCGCTGCTGCGCACCGACATCCCGCGGATGCGGCCCGGACCGGCGACGGCCGACCCTGCCGCGGACTGGGCGCGCCGGGTGCTGGACACCGCGCTGCTGTGCCTGCGCCGGGACGGCACCGACTGGCGGGCGCCCGGCGGGGTGACCTTCGCCGAGTGGATCTGCGGCGCGCTGCCGTGGCCACCGACCTTCGACGACCTCGACTACCACCTGAGCACCCTGTTCCCCCCGGTGCGCCCGCGCGGGTACTTCGAGGTCCGCTACCTGGACGCGCAGCACGGCGACGACTGGATGCTGCCCACCGCCGCGCTCGTCGCCCTGTTCGCCGACGAGTCCACCGTGGACCGGGTGCTGGAACTCGCCGTCCCCGCCGGCGGCCGCTGGGTCGACGCCGCTCGGCACGGCCTCGCCGACCCGGCGCTGGCCCGCACCGCGGCGGCCGTGCTGGAGCTGGCCTGCCGCGAGCTCGACCGGCTGGACGAGACCCCGGAACTGGTGGAGCCGCTCGCCGACGTGGTGCCCCGGCGGCTCGCCGAAGCCCGCTGATCGGCGCGCAGTCGTCCCGCGCGCCGCGGCGGCGGCCCGGCGCGCCCGTTCCCGCGATCATGGAGGTGACCCGGTGACCACCAGGTCCCAGGCAGGTACCGAATCCCAGGACGCCCCGCGGCCCGGCCGCGGCGACCTCGCCGAACTCGGCGTCGAAGGGCTGCGCTCGCGCGTGGCCGAAGAACTCGTCCGCACCCGCGAGCGCAGCGAGGTGCTCACCGGCAGCGTCGACGACGACGACCTGACCCGGCAGCACTCGCCGCTGATGTCGCCGCTGGTCTGGGACCTCGCGCACATCGGCAGCCAGGAGGAGCTGTGGCTGGTGCGCGACGTCGGCGGGGCCGAGGCGATCCGCCCCGACATCGACGACCTCTACGACGCGTTCCAGCACCCGCGCCGCGACCGGCCGCAGCTGCCGCTGCTCGGCCCGGCCGAGGCCCGCTCCTACGTGGGGGAGGTGCGCACCAAGGTGCTCGACCTGCTCGACCGCACCCCGCTGGAGGGCAGGCGGCTGGTGGAGCAGGCGTTCGCCTTCGGCATGATCGTGCAGCACGAGCAGCAGCACGACGAGACGATGCTGGCCACCCACCAGCTGCGGAAGGGCCCGCCGGTGCTCACCGCCGACGACCCGCCCGCGGCCGGGGCGGAGGCGCTCCCGGCGGAGGTCCTGGTGCCGGGCGGGCCGTTCACGATGGGCACCTCCACCGAACCGTGGGCGCTGGACAACGAGCGCCCCGCCCACCCGGTGCACGTGCCGGACTTCCTCATCGACACCACCCCGGTCACCAACGCCGCCTACCGCCGCTTCGTCGAGGGCGGCGGCTACGACCAGCCCCGCTGGTGGAGTGAGGAGGGCTGGGCGTACCGGCAGCACGCGGAGCTCACCGCGCCCCGGTTCTGGCGCCGCGACGGCGACGGCTGGCTGCGCCGCCGCTTCGGGCACGTGGAACCGCTGCCGCCGGACGAACCGGTGCTGCACGTCAGCTTCCACGAGGCCGAGGCCTACGCGCGGTGGGCCGGCAAGCGGCTGCCCACCGAGCAGGAGTGGGAGAAGGCCGCCCGCCACGACCCGCGCACCGGCCGCTCGCTGCGCTACCCGTGGGGCGACGGGGACCCGGGGCCCGAGCACGCGAACCTCGGGCAGCGGCACCTGCGGCCCGCGGCGGCGGGCGCCTATCCGCGCGGTGCCGCGCCGTGCGGAGCGCGCCAGCTCATCGGGGACGTGTGGGAGTGGACCTCCTCGGACTTCCTGCCGTACCCGGGTTTCGGCGCCTTCCCGTACCGGGAGTACTCGGAGGTGTTCTTCGGGCCGGGGCACAAGGTGCTGCGCGGCGGCTCGTTCGGCACCGACGCGGCGGCCTGCCGCGGCACCTTCCGCAACTGGGACCTGCCGATCCGGCGGCAGATCTTCAGCGGTTTCCGCTGCGCGCGCACCCCGCGCCCGGGCGAGCTCGGCTGAGCGCGGCATGTGCAGGCACCTGGGATACCTCGGGCCACCGCTGCCGCTGGCGGAACTGCTGCTGGACCCGCCGCACTCGCTGCTGCAGCAGACGTGGGCGCCGCGGGACATGCGCGGCGGCGGCACCGTCAACGTCGACGGGTTCGGCGCCGGCTGGTACGAGGACGGCGAACCCGCCCGGCACCGGCGCGCCGTTCCGATGTGGACGGACCGCTCGTTCGCCGAGCTCGCCCGCAGGCAGCGCTCCGGCGCGGTGCTGGCGGCGGTGCGCTCGGCCACGGTCGGCATGCCGGTGAGCGAGGCGGCGTGCGCCCCGTTCACCGACGGGCGGTGGCTGTTCAGCCACAACGGCGTCGTCGCGGGCTGGCCCGAGTCGCTGGCGAAGGCCGCGGCCGACCTGGACGTCGTGGACCTGATGACCTTGGAGGCGCCGACGGACTCCGCGGTGCTGTGGGCGCTGCTGCGGCACCGGCTGCACCGCGGCGAGGACCCGGCGCGGGCGGTGCGCGCCGTGGTCGGGCAGGTGGTGCGCACCCGGCCCGAATCGCGGCTGAACCTGCTGCTCACCGACGGTTCCGCGCTGGTCGCCAGCACCTGGGGTCACGCGCTGTCGGTGCGCCGCACCGCCGACTCGGTGCTGCTGTCCTCCGAACCGTTCGGCGACGACGCGCGGTGGGAGCCGGTCCCGGACCGGCACCTGGTCGTCGCCCGGCCCGGATCCGTGCACGTCGCACCACTACTCGACGAGGGGGAAACGCCGTGACCGAACCCGAACTGGTCGTGCACTTCACCGAGCAGGACGCGGCCCGCGAACTGCGCGCCGACGTCCGCGCCGGTCTGACCGACCGGCCGAAGTGGCTGCCGCCGAAGTGGCTCTACGACGCCCGGGGCAGCGAGCTGTTCGAGCGGATCACCGCGCTGCCGGAGTACTACCAGACCCGCGCCGAGCACGGCATCCTCGGCAGGCACGCCGTGGACGTCGCCGAGCTCACCGGGGCGGGCACCCTCGTCGAGCTCGGCTCCGGCTCCTCGGAGAAGACCCGGCTGCTGCTGGACGCGCTGCGCAAGACCGCGACGCTGCGGCGGTTCGTGCCGCTGGACGTCTCGGAGTCCGCGCTGCGCCAGGCGATCACCGCGATCGCCGTGGACTACCCGGAGCTGCCGGTGCGGGGCATCGTCGGCGACTTCACCACCGAGCTCGCCGCGGTGCCCGCGGGCAGCGGGCGGCTGGTGGCGTTCCTCGGCGGCACCATCGGCAACTTCCCGCCCGCCGAGCGCGCCCGGTTCCTCGTCGCGGTGCGCGCCGCGCTGCGGCCGGGGGAGTGGTTGCTGCTGGGCACCGACCTGGTGAAGGACCCGGACCGGCTGGTGCGGGCCTACGACGACGCCCAGGGCGTGACGGCCGAGTTCGACCGCAACGTGCTGCGGGTGCTCAACCGGGAGCTGCGCGCCGGGTTCGACCCGGACGCGTTCGCGCACGTGGCCCGGTGGGACGCCGAGCAGGAGTGGATCGAGATGCGGTTGCGGGCGAGCCGGGCGATGCGGGTGCCGATCGAGGAGCTAGGCCTGACCGTGGAGCTCGCCGCAGGCGAGGAGATCCGCACCGAGGTGTCGGCGAAGTTCCGCCGCACCCGCGTCGAGGGCGAACTCGCCGACGCCGGGTTCGAGCTCACCCGCTGGTGGCTCGACGACGCGGGCGACTTCGCGCTGTCCCTGGCCACCGCGGTCTGAACCCCGCCCGCACCGTGGCCGCGATCACGACCGCGGGTCGCGGCCGCGGTGCGGTGTGACAGGGTTGGCCGGGTGAGCGGCATGATCAAGGTTGCGCAGTGGCTGGGTCGCAAGCAGTGGTTCGCCTCGGCGGGCCGGAAGCTGGTGCCCGCCGACCTCGCCGTGCAGCGGCGCACCGGTGGCCGGATCGGCCTGGCACGGCTGGCCGGGTTGTCCTCGATGCTGCTCACCACCACCGGGCGGCGCAGCGGCCTGCCGCGGGAGGTGCCGCTGCTGTACGTGCCGCACGGCGACGACTTCCTGGTGGTCGGCTCGAACTGGGGCCAGGCGTCGCACCCGGCCTGGTCGGCGAACCTGCTCGCGCACCCGGAGGCCGAGGTGGACGTGATCTCCCGCCGGGTCCCGGTGCGCGCGGTGCTGCTCACCGGCGAGGAGCGGGAACGGCTGTGGCACGAGGTGGTCCTGCCGTTCTGGCCCGCCTACGCGGACTACGCCCGCCGCGCCGGCGGCCGCGAACTGCGCGTCTTCCGCCTCACCCCGCGCTGAGGCGAGCGGGTCCTCAGCGGCGTTCGCCGATGAGGACCGACCAGCCGAGCGACCCGCGTTCCCGGGTCAGGTAGTCGTTGCGGAACCGGCGCGAGTCGCCCAGCACCCGCTCCCGGTCGGGGTGCTCGGGGTTGCGCCTGGCCCAGGTGTGGGCGTTCTTCCACTGCCCGGACTCGTAGCGGTCCCAGTCGTCGAGCGAGGCCGACACCAGGCCGGTGACCTCCACGTCGAACTCCTCGGCGACGTGCACCAGCTCGATCAGCGACGGCAGCTCCTCGGTGGAGGAACCGTCGACGGAGTGCACGTCGCCGATCGCGAACCGGCCGTGCTCCACCAGCGCCGCGACCATCCACTCCATCGACGCGCGGAACCCGCCGAGCGCGAAGCTCGCGCCCAGGCAGGTCGCGACCGCGTACCCGCCGGGCTCCGGCTCGAACTCCAGCGCGGGCCCGTGCACGTGCCGCACCCGGTCGGTCAGCCCGGAGGCCGCGGCGCGGTCCCGCGCGGCCCGCACGAACTCCTCGTTGTTCTCCAGCCCCACCACTTCGGCGCCCATCGCGGCGAGTTCGGCGGCCCACCAACCGCGCCCGGCCCCGACGTCGAGCACCCGGTCACCGGCGCCGATCTCGAGGTGTTCGGCGACCTCGCGGAGCTTCGCTGGGCTGATCGGGTTCTGCACGTCGTGGGTGGATTCGACGATGGAGAAGTAGTCGCTGTCGCTCATCGGCGGCAAGGGTAGCGGACCCGGAGATCACCCCCGCCCGGTGTTTCGTCCCCCGGCTGCGGCGGGCGGAACCGCCGGGATGGATCTTGGGCGCGCCCCGGGACCGGAGCGGAGTTGCGGCCGTGCGCGCAGCCGGACCGCGAGGAGGGCCGATGACCCGTGCGAGCCGACCCGGCTTCGGGGGGAGGCCGCCCCGTGTGGCGCAGCCCGACCGGCCGTCGCGGGAGCCGTGCGGGGACGAGTGCCCGGCGGGCGGTGATCACGTGCTGATCCCCGAGCAAGGGGGCCGGATGGTGTGCGTCACGTGCGACCAGGTCCGCTGAGCACCGCCCGCAGGCGGCCCGTGTCAGGCGCGGCCGGGTGCGGGGAGACCGACGAGGCAGCGCAGGCACGGCATGCCCGCCGGTCCCGGCGAGACCTCGGCGACGTCGGCGGGGATCAGCTCGCCGCACGCGGTCGTCCAGCGCACGACGTCCGCCACCGGCCCGTCGGCTTCGGCCAGGTGGGCCTGTCTGCGGGATTCGGCGACGGCGCCCGGCGCGTAGCGGACGGCCACGACCCGGGTGGTGCGGGCGGGTGTTCGTCGGCCACCGGACGGGGCGTTCTCCGATGCGTCGGGCAAGCCGGTTCACCTCCGGGGGTGGGACGCGGCCGCCGACGCGGGTGACGCGGGGTAGGCGGCGCCGCTACCCGAGCAGGGTAACGACAGCGGGCGGAGGGCGGAACCTCCGATCCGCGGGCGGGTTCGGCGCAGCGGACGGTGACCGTGCCCGGACGTTCCCGGTGCTGCGCGCGGGTGTTCGGCGGAACGGAGCACGTCCGCCGATGCGGCAGCGGGCCGTCGGCGCACGGCTGAACGGGGCAGCCGCGGCTAGCCTGACCAGCGGTCCGCGCAATCCAGGGGGTGGCTCGTTGGGTCGAGAATCACGCGCGTTCGACGCGCCGCGGCTGCCGCACCGGTCACGGGCTTCGACGGTGGCCCGGGTCGGCGCGGCCCTGCTGTCGGCGGCGGTGCTCGCGGTGACCGGCTACGGCTGGGCGAACTACGGCGACCTGCGGTGGGCGCTGAGCACCAGCGCCGCCACCGAGGGCGCGACGGCCGACGGGGCCAC includes:
- a CDS encoding TetR/AcrR family transcriptional regulator; the protein is MPRVSQDHLQARRRQILDGARSCFARNGYEGATVRRLEEATGLSRGAIFHHFKDKESLFLALAEDDAARMADVVAEQGLVQVMRDLLADRTPGGGSEPEAEWLGTRLEVSRRLRTDAEFRARWAQRSEQLTAATKARLQWQRDGGNLRDDVDVDVLTAYLELVLEGLVSHLAMGLPADDLGPVLDVVEESVRRHRGA
- a CDS encoding SAM-dependent methyltransferase; the encoded protein is MSDSDYFSIVESTHDVQNPISPAKLREVAEHLEIGAGDRVLDVGAGRGWWAAELAAMGAEVVGLENNEEFVRAARDRAAASGLTDRVRHVHGPALEFEPEPGGYAVATCLGASFALGGFRASMEWMVAALVEHGRFAIGDVHSVDGSSTEELPSLIELVHVAEEFDVEVTGLVSASLDDWDRYESGQWKNAHTWARRNPEHPDRERVLGDSRRFRNDYLTRERGSLGWSVLIGERR
- a CDS encoding nitroreductase family deazaflavin-dependent oxidoreductase, encoding MIKVAQWLGRKQWFASAGRKLVPADLAVQRRTGGRIGLARLAGLSSMLLTTTGRRSGLPREVPLLYVPHGDDFLVVGSNWGQASHPAWSANLLAHPEAEVDVISRRVPVRAVLLTGEERERLWHEVVLPFWPAYADYARRAGGRELRVFRLTPR
- the egtA gene encoding ergothioneine biosynthesis glutamate--cysteine ligase EgtA, which codes for MTRMTASIDSPSAAHPPAEVPSSRIRTRAEAEAYVASVCFKHGPPRLLGVELEWTVHHAADPRRPLDAEALIAALGPHAPRSLVPDSPQRPLPNGSALTVEPGGQVEVSSLPSPSLRTLLDTTAADAAHVRSRLADGGLLLGERGTDPWRIPHRLLDVPRYAAMECAFDRIGIGGRLMMCSTAGVQVCLDAGEPHRIAARWAALHALGPVFIAAFANSPQLFGDPTGWASVRTRSLLRTDIPRMRPGPATADPAADWARRVLDTALLCLRRDGTDWRAPGGVTFAEWICGALPWPPTFDDLDYHLSTLFPPVRPRGYFEVRYLDAQHGDDWMLPTAALVALFADESTVDRVLELAVPAGGRWVDAARHGLADPALARTAAAVLELACRELDRLDETPELVEPLADVVPRRLAEAR
- the egtD gene encoding L-histidine N(alpha)-methyltransferase, giving the protein MTEPELVVHFTEQDAARELRADVRAGLTDRPKWLPPKWLYDARGSELFERITALPEYYQTRAEHGILGRHAVDVAELTGAGTLVELGSGSSEKTRLLLDALRKTATLRRFVPLDVSESALRQAITAIAVDYPELPVRGIVGDFTTELAAVPAGSGRLVAFLGGTIGNFPPAERARFLVAVRAALRPGEWLLLGTDLVKDPDRLVRAYDDAQGVTAEFDRNVLRVLNRELRAGFDPDAFAHVARWDAEQEWIEMRLRASRAMRVPIEELGLTVELAAGEEIRTEVSAKFRRTRVEGELADAGFELTRWWLDDAGDFALSLATAV
- a CDS encoding FUSC family protein, which encodes MVSEWWNRFLASDPALRRLRNATRVTLATACAIGAAMGVLVLLHRPVTSGMVAAVVAINSITAVNDPTDRERRRTTLLMPVPAVLSLTLATATASAPVLHVALFLPVVFAATYIRRFGPRYFAFGMVAFMGYFFAMFLRPQLPQLPDLLWAAVCGAGSAFLLRFVVLRDDPRGVLERGRRTLRAQVQGLLHEVRALAQQPEAERHRKRLRHRSVRLNETARMLEGTVAELDGLDEAGRELLRRRILSVELTAENLLNPLMRVLDHPSGGTAVPQAVAGLLAVVRSDASEVRAAARSLADRIERDGVRAAGQPDDGASRPRRRDGSVELAMAIRRLGAALAELTTAYGDLGRVGPRTDDTDDEGTGQRSGDEREPDEDRTDREETGLRRPELRAAVQVTCAAAMAIVLGQLVSPNRWYWAVITAFVVFISANSRGELLVRAWQRTAGTMLGVVAGVLVASRITGDATAELLMILCCVFAAFYLAGVSYAGMTFFITTMLGALYGVLGTFDVNVLGVRLAETAIGASAGVLAATVVLPTRTRRLLRDNTEDFLLRLRDLLRSTGTAVGAGDCGDGLREGVREVDDALHSALSSARPLVAYRMPSRRSALDRSLTVLTGCAYATRNLAAVLPPTVDMLDEDTRDRLAELLWAMAETAASMTAEATQGLREARESAQSWADDLRDLAESLPQDPTSLHRTLATLDRLRGLLDDLAEETGLGSTPERAPA
- the egtB gene encoding ergothioneine biosynthesis protein EgtB, yielding MRSRVAEELVRTRERSEVLTGSVDDDDLTRQHSPLMSPLVWDLAHIGSQEELWLVRDVGGAEAIRPDIDDLYDAFQHPRRDRPQLPLLGPAEARSYVGEVRTKVLDLLDRTPLEGRRLVEQAFAFGMIVQHEQQHDETMLATHQLRKGPPVLTADDPPAAGAEALPAEVLVPGGPFTMGTSTEPWALDNERPAHPVHVPDFLIDTTPVTNAAYRRFVEGGGYDQPRWWSEEGWAYRQHAELTAPRFWRRDGDGWLRRRFGHVEPLPPDEPVLHVSFHEAEAYARWAGKRLPTEQEWEKAARHDPRTGRSLRYPWGDGDPGPEHANLGQRHLRPAAAGAYPRGAAPCGARQLIGDVWEWTSSDFLPYPGFGAFPYREYSEVFFGPGHKVLRGGSFGTDAAACRGTFRNWDLPIRRQIFSGFRCARTPRPGELG
- the egtC gene encoding ergothioneine biosynthesis protein EgtC, with product MCRHLGYLGPPLPLAELLLDPPHSLLQQTWAPRDMRGGGTVNVDGFGAGWYEDGEPARHRRAVPMWTDRSFAELARRQRSGAVLAAVRSATVGMPVSEAACAPFTDGRWLFSHNGVVAGWPESLAKAAADLDVVDLMTLEAPTDSAVLWALLRHRLHRGEDPARAVRAVVGQVVRTRPESRLNLLLTDGSALVASTWGHALSVRRTADSVLLSSEPFGDDARWEPVPDRHLVVARPGSVHVAPLLDEGETP